Proteins from a single region of Ananas comosus cultivar F153 linkage group 3, ASM154086v1, whole genome shotgun sequence:
- the LOC109707171 gene encoding mitochondrial carnitine/acylcarnitine carrier-like protein has translation MGSTKKMANIAKDLTAGTVGGAAQLIVGHPFDTIKVKLQSQPAPLPGQLPKYSGAIDAAKQTVASEGLKGLYKGMGAPLATVAAFNAVLFTVRGQMEALLRSEPGAPLTVGQQAVCGAGAGVAVSFLACPTELIKCRLQAQSALADSASSSGAVKYKGPMDVARHVLKSEGGLRGLFKGLVPTLAREVPGNAAAFGVYQAFKQYFAGGPDTSNLGSGSLLVAGGLAGASFWLAVYPTDVVKSVIQVDDYRNPKYSGTIDAFKKIYASEGIKGLYRGFGPAMVRSVPANAACFLAYEVTRSSLG, from the exons ATGGGTTCTACTAAAAAG ATGGCAAATATAGCCAAGGATTTGACTGCTGGAACGGTGGGAGGGGCTGCGCAGCTGATCGTTGGCCACCCATTCGACACCATTAAGGTCAAACTCCAAAGCCAGCCAGCCCCACTTCCCGGTCAACTCCCCAAGTATTCCGGCGCCATTGATGCAGCAAAACAAACAGTAGCTTCTGAGGGACTTAAAGGCTTATATAAAGGTATGGGAGCCCCACTCGCCACTGTCGCGGCCTTCAATGCTGTTCTCTTTACTGTCAGGGGACAAATGGAGGCTTTGCTTAGGTCCGAGCCCGGGGCTCCACTGACTGTGGGTCAGCAGGCCGTGTGTGGTGCTGGTGCCGGAGTCGCTGTTTCTTTTCTGGCGTGTCCTACTGAACTGATTAAGTGCAG GTTGCAAGCCCAAAGTGCCTTAGCAGATTCAGCTTCTTCTTCAGGTGCTGTAAAATACAAAGGACCGATGGACGTGGCAAGACATGTTCTTAAATCAGAAGGCGGTCTTAGAGGCCTGTTCAAAGGCCTGGTCCCGACCTTGGCTCGCGAAGTCCCCGGAAATGCTGCGGCCTTTGGTGTCTATCAAGCCTTTAAGCAATACTTTGCAGGTGGGCCTGATACATCCAACTTGGGAAGCGGCTCTCTATTGGTTGCTGGAGGGCTTGCCGGCGCGTCATTCTGGCTCGCGGTCTACCCAACCGATGTTGTGAAGAGTGTGATTCAGGTCGATGACTACAGGAATCCAAAGTACTCCGGAACCATTGACGCCTTTAAGAAGATATATGCATCGGAGGGAATCAAGGGCCTTTACAGGGGCTTTGGACCAGCCATGGTTCGCAGCGTGCCGGCCAATGCAGCGTGCTTCTTGGCATATGAGGTGACTAGATCTAGCCTTGGATGA
- the LOC109707870 gene encoding uncharacterized protein LOC109707870, which yields MLEREKNGRSKKEISCAIVAEVGSPRCPDGVFTRSNVVGAPTPAPAPFARTRSCVPLQMAVEEAHEKGSVLDRVARLEHRLAQLSLKMEGSSVSSSSTVHSSENPSLTIRQISSGREQFFSCQSFNDQFLECQDKSQQTVNTNNHSLQGEIVGDKQMPKRSFEGQGHSHVTEYPTDTRKNKKKNRKKKPHKSWRCKRLLGC from the exons atgttagagagagaaaaaaatggaaGGAGCAAGAAGGAGATCTCCTGCGCCATTGTTGCCGAGGTTGGATCGCCTCGATGCCCTG ATGGAGTATTTACAAGAAGCAATGTCGTTGGCGCGCCCACGCCCGCGCCTGCGCCCTTCGCCAGGACCAGATCATGCGTCCCGCTGCAGATGGCGGTGGAAGAAGCCCATGAAAAGGGATCCGTGTTGGATCGTGTTGCGCGCCTCGAACATCGATTGGCTCAG CTAAGCTTAAAAATGGAGGGGAGCAGCGTATCGAGCTCTTCCACGGTGCATTCGTCGGAAAATCCGTCTCTAACAATTAGGCAAATTTCAAGCGGCAGGGAGCAGTTTTTCTCCTGTCAAAGCTTCAATGATCAATTTCTCGAGTGCCAAGATAAGAGCCAACAAACAGTGAATACTAATAACCACTCTTTACAG GGGGAAATTGTTGGAGATAAGCAAATGCCAAAGAGGTCTTTCGAAGGGCAAGGACACTCACATGTGACAGAATATCCAACTGATACaaggaagaacaagaagaaaaatAGGAAGAAGAAACCACACAAGAGTTGGCGCTGTAAGAGATTACTTGGATGCTAA
- the LOC109708278 gene encoding uncharacterized protein At2g38710-like isoform X4, giving the protein MVCANREMAVYCFDTLVAHYNCEQPAPPAFEEEGEHPLFVTWKKATSGGEPRLRGCIGTLEGRRLINGFRDYALTSALKDRRFPPIQAKELPYLECTVSILTNYETALHFLDWEIGKHGLIIEFTDPDCNIRRSATYLPEIAAQEGWTKIETIDSLMNKAGYYGFINESLRKKLHVTRYESTLYTMHYSDYALYVEMTRGEVPGFIGSSTINGVKPNH; this is encoded by the exons ATGGTGTGCGCCAATCGCGAAATGGCGGTGTATTGCTTCGACACCCTCGTCGCCCACTACAACTGTGAACAACCCGCTCCCCCGGCCTTCGAGGAGGAAGGCGAGCA cCCCTTGTTTGTTACTTGGAAAAAAGCAACCAGTGGCGGAGAGCCGCGCCTGCGAGGATGCATAGGAACTTTAGAAGGTCGTCGCTTGATCAATGGCTTTAGGGATTATGCATTAACGAG CGCTCTGAAAGACCGACGCTTCCCACCAATACAGGCTAAAGAATTACCATATTTGGAATGCACAGTTTCTATACTTACTAACTATGAAACTGCTCTCCATTTCCTTGATTGGGAG ATAGGTAAGCATGGTTTGATCATTGAGTTTACTGACCCTGATTGCAACATTAGGCGCAGTGCGACTTACTTGCCCGAGATTGCCGCACAGGAAG GCTGGACAAAGATCGAAACAATCGACTCGCTAATGAACAAAGCAGGCTACTATGGCTTCATCAATGAGTCGCTACGAAAGAAGCTTCACGTGACACGCTACGAGAGCACCCTATACACCATGCACTACAGTGACTACGCATTGTACGTTGAGATGACCAGAGGCGAGGTCCCTGGGTTCATTGGGTCTTCCACCATCAATGGGGTGAAACCCAACCATTGA
- the LOC109708278 gene encoding uncharacterized protein At2g38710-like isoform X5 encodes MTAALKDRRFPPIQAKELPYLECTVSILTNYETALHFLDWECRRGNSPLATLPAFYDPMGNIGVEFQKSEILMSTSSASLSFCTHIGKHGLIIEFTDPDCNIRRSATYLPEIAAQEGWTKIETIDSLMNKAGYYGFINESLRKKLHVTRYESTLYTMHYSDYALYVEMTRGEVPGFIGSSTINGVKPNH; translated from the exons ATGACTGC CGCTCTGAAAGACCGACGCTTCCCACCAATACAGGCTAAAGAATTACCATATTTGGAATGCACAGTTTCTATACTTACTAACTATGAAACTGCTCTCCATTTCCTTGATTGGGAG TGTAGAAGAGGAAATTCCCCACTTGCTACATTGCCCGCCTTTTATGATCCAATG GGAAATATTGGAGTCGAATTCCAAAAATCCGAGATCCTGATGTCAACTTCATCGGCTTCTCTTTCGTTTTGCACGCAT ATAGGTAAGCATGGTTTGATCATTGAGTTTACTGACCCTGATTGCAACATTAGGCGCAGTGCGACTTACTTGCCCGAGATTGCCGCACAGGAAG GCTGGACAAAGATCGAAACAATCGACTCGCTAATGAACAAAGCAGGCTACTATGGCTTCATCAATGAGTCGCTACGAAAGAAGCTTCACGTGACACGCTACGAGAGCACCCTATACACCATGCACTACAGTGACTACGCATTGTACGTTGAGATGACCAGAGGCGAGGTCCCTGGGTTCATTGGGTCTTCCACCATCAATGGGGTGAAACCCAACCATTGA
- the LOC109708278 gene encoding uncharacterized protein At2g38710-like isoform X2, translating into MVCANREMAVYCFDTLVAHYNCEQPAPPAFEEEGEHPLFVTWKKATSGGEPRLRGCIGTLEGRRLINGFRDYALTSALKDRRFPPIQAKELPYLECTVSILTNYETALHFLDWECRRGNSPLATLPAFYDPMIGKHGLIIEFTDPDCNIRRSATYLPEIAAQEGWTKIETIDSLMNKAGYYGFINESLRKKLHVTRYESTLYTMHYSDYALYVEMTRGEVPGFIGSSTINGVKPNH; encoded by the exons ATGGTGTGCGCCAATCGCGAAATGGCGGTGTATTGCTTCGACACCCTCGTCGCCCACTACAACTGTGAACAACCCGCTCCCCCGGCCTTCGAGGAGGAAGGCGAGCA cCCCTTGTTTGTTACTTGGAAAAAAGCAACCAGTGGCGGAGAGCCGCGCCTGCGAGGATGCATAGGAACTTTAGAAGGTCGTCGCTTGATCAATGGCTTTAGGGATTATGCATTAACGAG CGCTCTGAAAGACCGACGCTTCCCACCAATACAGGCTAAAGAATTACCATATTTGGAATGCACAGTTTCTATACTTACTAACTATGAAACTGCTCTCCATTTCCTTGATTGGGAG TGTAGAAGAGGAAATTCCCCACTTGCTACATTGCCCGCCTTTTATGATCCAATG ATAGGTAAGCATGGTTTGATCATTGAGTTTACTGACCCTGATTGCAACATTAGGCGCAGTGCGACTTACTTGCCCGAGATTGCCGCACAGGAAG GCTGGACAAAGATCGAAACAATCGACTCGCTAATGAACAAAGCAGGCTACTATGGCTTCATCAATGAGTCGCTACGAAAGAAGCTTCACGTGACACGCTACGAGAGCACCCTATACACCATGCACTACAGTGACTACGCATTGTACGTTGAGATGACCAGAGGCGAGGTCCCTGGGTTCATTGGGTCTTCCACCATCAATGGGGTGAAACCCAACCATTGA
- the LOC109708278 gene encoding uncharacterized protein At2g38710-like isoform X1: protein MVCANREMAVYCFDTLVAHYNCEQPAPPAFEEEGEHPLFVTWKKATSGGEPRLRGCIGTLEGRRLINGFRDYALTSALKDRRFPPIQAKELPYLECTVSILTNYETALHFLDWECRRGNSPLATLPAFYDPMGNIGVEFQKSEILMSTSSASLSFCTHIGKHGLIIEFTDPDCNIRRSATYLPEIAAQEGWTKIETIDSLMNKAGYYGFINESLRKKLHVTRYESTLYTMHYSDYALYVEMTRGEVPGFIGSSTINGVKPNH, encoded by the exons ATGGTGTGCGCCAATCGCGAAATGGCGGTGTATTGCTTCGACACCCTCGTCGCCCACTACAACTGTGAACAACCCGCTCCCCCGGCCTTCGAGGAGGAAGGCGAGCA cCCCTTGTTTGTTACTTGGAAAAAAGCAACCAGTGGCGGAGAGCCGCGCCTGCGAGGATGCATAGGAACTTTAGAAGGTCGTCGCTTGATCAATGGCTTTAGGGATTATGCATTAACGAG CGCTCTGAAAGACCGACGCTTCCCACCAATACAGGCTAAAGAATTACCATATTTGGAATGCACAGTTTCTATACTTACTAACTATGAAACTGCTCTCCATTTCCTTGATTGGGAG TGTAGAAGAGGAAATTCCCCACTTGCTACATTGCCCGCCTTTTATGATCCAATG GGAAATATTGGAGTCGAATTCCAAAAATCCGAGATCCTGATGTCAACTTCATCGGCTTCTCTTTCGTTTTGCACGCAT ATAGGTAAGCATGGTTTGATCATTGAGTTTACTGACCCTGATTGCAACATTAGGCGCAGTGCGACTTACTTGCCCGAGATTGCCGCACAGGAAG GCTGGACAAAGATCGAAACAATCGACTCGCTAATGAACAAAGCAGGCTACTATGGCTTCATCAATGAGTCGCTACGAAAGAAGCTTCACGTGACACGCTACGAGAGCACCCTATACACCATGCACTACAGTGACTACGCATTGTACGTTGAGATGACCAGAGGCGAGGTCCCTGGGTTCATTGGGTCTTCCACCATCAATGGGGTGAAACCCAACCATTGA
- the LOC109708278 gene encoding uncharacterized protein At2g38710-like isoform X3, protein MLGVFLMSPLFVTWKKATSGGEPRLRGCIGTLEGRRLINGFRDYALTSALKDRRFPPIQAKELPYLECTVSILTNYETALHFLDWECRRGNSPLATLPAFYDPMGNIGVEFQKSEILMSTSSASLSFCTHIGKHGLIIEFTDPDCNIRRSATYLPEIAAQEGWTKIETIDSLMNKAGYYGFINESLRKKLHVTRYESTLYTMHYSDYALYVEMTRGEVPGFIGSSTINGVKPNH, encoded by the exons ATGCTTGGCGTGTTTCTGATGAG cCCCTTGTTTGTTACTTGGAAAAAAGCAACCAGTGGCGGAGAGCCGCGCCTGCGAGGATGCATAGGAACTTTAGAAGGTCGTCGCTTGATCAATGGCTTTAGGGATTATGCATTAACGAG CGCTCTGAAAGACCGACGCTTCCCACCAATACAGGCTAAAGAATTACCATATTTGGAATGCACAGTTTCTATACTTACTAACTATGAAACTGCTCTCCATTTCCTTGATTGGGAG TGTAGAAGAGGAAATTCCCCACTTGCTACATTGCCCGCCTTTTATGATCCAATG GGAAATATTGGAGTCGAATTCCAAAAATCCGAGATCCTGATGTCAACTTCATCGGCTTCTCTTTCGTTTTGCACGCAT ATAGGTAAGCATGGTTTGATCATTGAGTTTACTGACCCTGATTGCAACATTAGGCGCAGTGCGACTTACTTGCCCGAGATTGCCGCACAGGAAG GCTGGACAAAGATCGAAACAATCGACTCGCTAATGAACAAAGCAGGCTACTATGGCTTCATCAATGAGTCGCTACGAAAGAAGCTTCACGTGACACGCTACGAGAGCACCCTATACACCATGCACTACAGTGACTACGCATTGTACGTTGAGATGACCAGAGGCGAGGTCCCTGGGTTCATTGGGTCTTCCACCATCAATGGGGTGAAACCCAACCATTGA